Below is a genomic region from Deltaproteobacteria bacterium.
ATGCCTGACGGCATCTATAAGGACGAAGGACCTCAACCCGTCATCAGCGCTTACATCCAGACGTATACCGTAGGTTCGATGCTGGTTATTCTTACACCGGACCTGCAAGACTGGTACGTGTTTATCGACGACGACTGGGAGGATGGACTGTCGAACGTTTCGGACCTGGGTGGAATCGGCCATAGACTGAATATGTCGTTCGTTCCAGGGGGGAAGATTCTGACGGTCCTGTCCTATGCCGGCGGGGGAAGCGAAACCTGGACACTGACGCGAACGTTTGCAGCCCTGGAAAATTCCCCTCCGGCGGACGGTATTTATAAGCAGGAACAGGAAAACGGGATGAACTTGTATCTTCAAACGTACAGCGCCGGGTCTTCTCTATTTATTTTCACTCCGAACCTGGTGGACTGGACCGTTTTTCTGGACGAAGACTATTCGAACGGGCTCGCAGTGTCCGGCGACCTGGCCGGTATGGGCAAGAGCCTGGTGATGACTCCCAACGGAGCCGGCTCATATCAATCCACCATTACGGGCTCTCAGGGAATGAACCTGACGTTTCAGCTGGATTTAGTCTTCAGCGCCCCGGGCGGGACGGCAGGACAGTGACGCATCGAGACCGGAATAGTGAGCGCGCTTCCGGCGCGAATTCATCCACGAACTCCGCCCGTTGCGGTCCGAAGAAGAGATGCGGAGACCGGCCGTACAGGGCCGACGGCCGGCACGGTAATGCTTTCCAACACCTTGGAGCAGTCGAGGAGCACCTAGACCGAGTAATAGCCATGGACGCATACACAGGCGTTTTCACATACCCGGTTCGCATCCGAGGGGGGCCGGAGGGATATCTCCATTTTCGAGGGGAACCGCAGCCGGAAAACCCGGCTTCCCCGGGACTGGATTCAGGCCGGCGGTCACCCCTCTCCTCCGATGAAGTCACTGTGCTCTATTTCTCATCGTCGTCCAGATTCCGCAAGGACCGGAGAATGCCCATAGGACTCGATCCCATGGCCAAGAATTCGATTTCCTCCGATCGCTTCTTGTCCTGCTCGAATTTCTTCCTGAGTCGTGTGGCGTAAGCTTCCTTCAGCACTTCGAGGAGCTTTTCGAACTTATAAGGCTTTTCTAAATAGCCGAACGCCCCCAGCTTCGTACACTCTACCGCTGAATCGATGGAAGCATACCCGGTCAGGATGACGACCTCCAGGAATTTATGCTTTTCTTTCAGGATCTTCAGAAGTTCCATTCCGTCCATACCGGGCATTTTCAGGTCCAGTATGGCCACGTCGAACTTTCCTTTTTTCGCGACCTTGATGGCCTGAATGCCATCGTTGGCGGTGGCCACG
It encodes:
- a CDS encoding response regulator, producing MKDEEKRIKLLMVDDDEKLLKVTSERLGLKDFDVATANDGIQAIKVAKKGKFDVAILDLKMPGMDGMELLKILKEKHKFLEVVILTGYASIDSAVECTKLGAFGYLEKPYKFEKLLEVLKEAYATRLRKKFEQDKKRSEEIEFLAMGSSPMGILRSLRNLDDDEK